The Thermofilaceae archaeon genomic sequence GATTCCACGAGCGAGACGGGGTCCGTCAGCCGCAGGTGCGCTAGAGCGAAGGCGAAGGCTTGCGGCACGATGCCGAGCCTCGGCTGCAGCACCCCTCTGAAGTAGAGCTCCTCAACCACCGCGGCGATAACCGATGAGAGGAGGGCGAGCATTGAGGGTTGGGATCTGCCGCCCGCCAGAGCGAGGGGGAGCTGCGCGAGCGCGAAGAGGGGGAGGGTTCGGTAGGTTGGGGTTGAGCGGTTGCTCGCAGCGCCGGTTTTCGATAGGATGTAGGCGGAGAAGGCGGCGAGCTGGAGGTACGAGAGCTCGGGTGAAGCGAAGTTTGCCAGTACGATGAAAGCCAGGTACGGCAACCAAACGTTCGTGGAATCCCCTTCGCAACGTTCGAGCGCTCCTCGCACAGCGGCTACCATTTGGGACGCCACCTTGAGCTGGGGAACATTTTTAGGGATGCTGGCGAACGCGTGGCAGGGTGCTGATACTACGGGGGTCTGACGGGTGAGGAGCTAGTCCCGACGGCTGAGACCCCTCCTCCAGCGCACCGTATTCGGGGAAAGCCCGATAGGCAAATAACGAGTCGCTTCAGCCCCTCCCGTGGCATCTCTCCTGGAGATCGTTAGGGGTGCGGCGAGGGCCGGAGGCCTGGCCGCTCTGAGGGTTAGGGAGGAGGGGGGTTTGAGGGAGGTTGGAGTGGGTAGGGGCGGGGATGTTGCCCTAGCCGGCGATTTGGCGGCCGAGCGGGCGGTGCTGGAGTACATCGAGAGTACTTTGAGCGACTTCACGTTCATCTCGGAGGAGGTTGGCGAAGTTACGCGGGGTAGGGGTGGGGTCACCTTCGTTGTTGACCCGGTTGATGGGAGCAGGAACTACAAGCTGGGGATCCCCTTCTTCGCCACTTCAGTAGCCGCCGCGGAGGGGTCGACGCTCGACGACGTTGTGGCAGCAGCGATCTACGCGCCGGCCCTGGGCCTCGAGCTGTACGCAGTGAAGGGAGGGGGCGCCTACCTCAACGGCCGAAGGCTCGCGGTTAAACGCACCGGCGACGGCCTCGTCGTCTCCGTGAACTCAACCCCTAAAGCGGGTGCTCTCCCCTTCGCCCTCATGCTGCTCCTGTCTCCCAAAGGGGCTGTGGTGAGGAACCTCGGTGCAGCGTGCCTCGAGCTATCCCTCGTTGCAGCCGGAGCCTTGGACGCGTACGTCGACCCGTGGTACGCCACCCGCCCGGTCGATTTAGCGGCAGCCACCCTGATAGTTAGAGAGGCCGGCGCCCTCGTGAGCGCTAGGGGCAAGTTGGGCGAAACCCCCCGCCTGACGATCGACGAGAGGATCGCGCTTGTGGCAGCCGTAGACGGGGAAACCATCGAAGTCGTCCTCAACGCTCTTCGAGCGCTCGGTTCAAGCGCTCTCTCTGGGTAAAGCATCCATCACGCCAGCGTGCGAGCTGGAGGGAGCATCTAAAGTAGAT encodes the following:
- a CDS encoding CPBP family intramembrane glutamic endopeptidase, which codes for MVAAVRGALERCEGDSTNVWLPYLAFIVLANFASPELSYLQLAAFSAYILSKTGAASNRSTPTYRTLPLFALAQLPLALAGGRSQPSMLALLSSVIAAVVEELYFRGVLQPRLGIVPQAFAFALAHLRLTDPVSLVESALVFPHFMLLGIALGIVADQGGYLSSAAAHAVYNAVSAFYTLPFEMGAVAALLAIDAALASILAGQRWVRR
- a CDS encoding inositol monophosphatase, encoding MASLLEIVRGAARAGGLAALRVREEGGLREVGVGRGGDVALAGDLAAERAVLEYIESTLSDFTFISEEVGEVTRGRGGVTFVVDPVDGSRNYKLGIPFFATSVAAAEGSTLDDVVAAAIYAPALGLELYAVKGGGAYLNGRRLAVKRTGDGLVVSVNSTPKAGALPFALMLLLSPKGAVVRNLGAACLELSLVAAGALDAYVDPWYATRPVDLAAATLIVREAGALVSARGKLGETPRLTIDERIALVAAVDGETIEVVLNALRALGSSALSG